The nucleotide sequence GGTGAGGCGGCGCACCCGCAGCTCGGCGTCGAGGTCGAGGAACCAGATCTGGTGCAGCAGCGTGCGCACCTCCTCCCACGGGTCGTCGCGCAGCAGCAGGTAGTTGCCCTCGGTCACCACGAGCCGCACCTCGGGCGGCACCTCGATGGCACCGGCGACCGGCTCCTCCAGGTCCCGGCGGAACGCGGGCGCCCACACCGAGGTCGGCTCCAGCCGCCGCAGCCGGCGCAGGGTGGAGACGAAGCCGTTCACGTCGAACGTGTCCGGCGCGCCCTTGCGGGCCTCCCGGCCGAGCCGGACCAGCTCCGACTGGGCCAGGTGGAAGCCGTCCATCGGCACGAGCCGGGCGGCCGGGCCGACCTCGGCGACGATCCGCTCGGCCAGCGTGGACTTGCCGGCCCCGGGCGCGCCGGCGATGCCGAGCAGCTGCCGCGGGCCGTCCCCGGCGAGGGCCCGGGCCCGGGCCACCAGTTCGCCGAGCGGGAGCGTCTGCGCGGGCGGCATCAGCCGAGCACCGGCTCGCTGATGGTGAACCGGGCCTCCACCGCCGCCTGCACGGGCTGCGGCTGCGGGTCCAGCTCCAGTTCGGGTGCGGCCTCGCCGGCCCGGGCGAAGCCCGCCTTGGACAGCATCGGCGGGGCGCTGGACAGGCCGGTGTCGGCCAGCTCCACCAGGGCGGTCACCCGGGCGCCGAGCGCCTCCGCGTATTCCCGGGCGCGGGCCAGGGCGTCCGCGATCGCGGCGTGCCGGGCCTCCCGGTAGGCCGGGCTGTCCGGCCGCAGCGACCACCACGGGCCGGCCAGCTCGACCTGCTCCTGGTCGGCGAGGCGGAGCATCAGCTCGCCGAGCGCCGTGAAGTCGACCACGGTGACCGTGGTGGTCACGCTGCCGTGGTAGGCGACCACCCGCTCACCCGAGCGCTTCGTCTCCGGCCAGACCCGGAGCTGGCCGGTCTCGCGCCGCTCCACGGCCGGCTCGGCCGCGTCGAGCAGCACCCGCACGGCGGCCGCCCGCTCGGCCAGCCGGGTCAGCGTCGTCTCCCGGTCGCGGTCCCGCGCGGTGGCGGTCACCGTGAACCGGGCCAGCTCGGGGGCCACCTCGCGGTACGCCTCGCCGCGTACCGCCACGACCGGTGCGTCCGCCATGCCGCTCAGCCTAGTGGCGGGGTGGCCGGAAGGTGGGCCGTGTAGGTGACCGCGCCGCCCGCCACCCGGCAGCCGGTCAGGTGACCGCCGGCCGCCCCCAGCTCGCGGAGGAAGGCCAGCTCCCCGGCGTGGTCGGCGGCGGCCGGGAACTCGCGCCGGTGGGCGGTGAACGCGCGGCCGTGCAGGGCGGCCCGGGCCGTGCGGCCCTCGGCGAGCCGGCCGGCCAGCTTGCCGGGGTCACCGGCGCGCAGCGCCTCGGCCAGCTCGTCGAGGTAGGCCCGGACCGCGTCCAGCTCGGCCAGCACCCGCTCGCGGTTGCCGAGCAGCATGTTCGCGGTCCGCTCGGGCGGGCCGCCGGCCACGCGGGTGCCGTCGGAGAAGCTGCCGGCGGCGAGCGCGAGCACCGCGTCGCGCAGCGCCGACCGCTGCACCGTCCCGGCCAGGGCCCCGGCGAGCAGGTGGGGCAGGTGGGAGGCGAGCGCGGCGGCGCTGTCGTGCTCCGGGGCCGACATCGGCACCACCCGGGCATGGAAGACGTCGATGAGCAGCGCGGCGAGCCGCCGGAACGCCGGCATCCCGGTGGGCCCCGGGCAGAGCACCCAGGCCGCCCCGTCGAGCAGCGCCGGGGTG is from Micromonospora terminaliae and encodes:
- a CDS encoding nucleoside/nucleotide kinase family protein, encoding MPPAQTLPLGELVARARALAGDGPRQLLGIAGAPGAGKSTLAERIVAEVGPAARLVPMDGFHLAQSELVRLGREARKGAPDTFDVNGFVSTLRRLRRLEPTSVWAPAFRRDLEEPVAGAIEVPPEVRLVVTEGNYLLLRDDPWEEVRTLLHQIWFLDLDAELRVRRLTARHEAYGKTPEQARAWALGSDEANARLVAGTADHADLVVRLADPLPG
- a CDS encoding SIMPL domain-containing protein is translated as MADAPVVAVRGEAYREVAPELARFTVTATARDRDRETTLTRLAERAAAVRVLLDAAEPAVERRETGQLRVWPETKRSGERVVAYHGSVTTTVTVVDFTALGELMLRLADQEQVELAGPWWSLRPDSPAYREARHAAIADALARAREYAEALGARVTALVELADTGLSSAPPMLSKAGFARAGEAAPELELDPQPQPVQAAVEARFTISEPVLG
- a CDS encoding prephenate dehydrogenase, coding for MVGGAGGQARAAVVGTGLIGGSVLLRLRDAGLDVAGWDPDPATRRRVREQGVAAPDTVEEAVAGRGVVFLCGPLPTLPATVARVAAATDDRCVLTDVGSTKAEVATAAATQGLGHRFVPGHPMAGADRAGLDAATPALLDGAAWVLCPGPTGMPAFRRLAALLIDVFHARVVPMSAPEHDSAAALASHLPHLLAGALAGTVQRSALRDAVLALAAGSFSDGTRVAGGPPERTANMLLGNRERVLAELDAVRAYLDELAEALRAGDPGKLAGRLAEGRTARAALHGRAFTAHRREFPAAADHAGELAFLRELGAAGGHLTGCRVAGGAVTYTAHLPATPPLG